Part of the Bubalus bubalis isolate 160015118507 breed Murrah chromosome 9, NDDB_SH_1, whole genome shotgun sequence genome is shown below.
AAGTGAgcagattaaataacttgcccagagtcactcAGAACcagcaaacagaaataaaaatcgaGGTCACTGGGCTCCCAAGCCCTGCACTCAGATACTGTACTGCTCTTAGGGTGATGACCTAAACCCCCAGCCACAGCCCCATCCTCTGCCTGCCCGATCTCCACCTCCTCATCCCTTCACTCCCTCCACACCAACCACACTCATTTGCTCACTGTCCCTGGCATAGACCTGCCTCAGGTGTTTGTCCCCTCTGCCACAATATTGACTGCATCTCTTTCAGATCTTAGACATGACATCACTTCCACGGGGAAGCCCTCTAGACTCCCACACCTGCCCACATCCTCCACTGCAAGCTCTAACACTTGGTTCCCTGTAATTCTTCTTCTGGAACGTACAACTTTGCAAGTGTACATCTAATTTGCATCATCATGGGCATGTGgaatatgtgggatcttacttccctgagcagagatcgaacccatgcctcctgcattggcagcatggagtcttaaccactggaccaccagggaggtgccATGTCTATTTACTCCTAAACTGTAAGGCCTTTGAAGGGAAGCCCTCCCAGGTCATGCCTGAACATggttgtgctaagtcgcttcagtcgtgtctgactctttttgtgaccctatggactgtagcccaccagactcctctgtccatgggattctccaggcaagaagactggagtgggttgccatactctcctccagggtatcttcctgactcagggatcaaaactgcatctcctttaactcctgcactacaggcggattctttaccactgagtcaccagggaggccccagaacATGGTTGGTACTTAATAAACGTTTGTGGCCTGAGTTAATCAACCATTCCCCACCTCTGCTTCCATTCACATCTGTCCAGTCAGAGGAGCCCAGGCGAGTCCCGACATCTCCTTTCCCcaacccctgcccacccccaaagGTTCATACCACTACAGGGACCCAGTAATAATTGAGGGATGGTGCTGTGTCCTGCACGATCCTGATTCGGTgagtgaagaagaagaaagccaGGATCCCTGGAgagcagaaggaaatggagatgGTTGAGGGTTCTGGATAAAGGAAATGCTTCCCCCACCACCAAGAAGACCCCAGAGAAGACGGTTATCATAGAAGACATGGAGGCCGATAGCAGCTCACAAATGACCTCCAACAGTCTCCGAAGCCAGACAGCACTCACCCACGCTACCGACTATCAGAAGTTTGCCCAACAGGAAGAGGAAGTCGGTGACTTTATCCAGGACAGCCACCCTACAGGGGACAGTAAGAAGCAGACATGAATGCTGGCTcagggcctgggggaggagggaggtggccaGAGAAGGGTGTTTTTCCCTGACCTGATGATGTTTCTCATGAGCAGGAAGAAGGCGTTTCTGGCTGAGGTGCAGAAGTTGGTGCCATAGATGGCAatctggagggaggtgggagcgacTGATTAGCCCCACTGGGCCAGGGAATGAGGGCTCCCCCAGCTAGAAGCAGCTGGTGGGTTAGTTCCTGGTCCCAGGCCTACTCACCATGATGTAGGCATTTCTGTTGAGGAATTTGATGAATTTCTCCAGACACCAAAAGCAGCATTTGAGACAGCTCATGAGGAACTTTGCAAACTTGTTCTCTGCCGCTGGTAGATGAGAGAGATGCAGAGGTGAGAGGAAACCCCACTCGGCCTGGTAGGAGCCCCTACTTCCTTGTTTCACACACTTGGCAGAGTCCAGGACTCTTAGAGCCTCCTTCTCGAATAGACAAGGAAAGGGAGACTTGATTCAGAACCCTCGGGGTCCTGCCCCGCACGCTGGTAGGAACCAACAGTGACTCTCAGCCCAGTCCCCCAAAACAGGCATTCAGCCCAGCCTCGAAGATAGGAATAAGTGACAACCCACACGGCTACCGTGGTCCTGCCTCCCAGGCAGAAGCCAATCCTTGAGACCTCCTTGGCTTCACCCCAATATACAACCAATCCCAGCCTGACCGTCCCTTCAGGAACCAATGGCGGCCCCGCCTCTTGTTCCCGCCCCTTCAAAGGAAAGAACTCCTTTCAATGGGCTCTTCCAGCCATTCCTCATCACAGGAACGAATCATGAAAGCTAAACTCTGTCCCAGCAATTTAGCCCCACCTCCCTCCAAGAATCAATCCCAATCTACTCCCTTAGCCCCGCCACCCCATGGGAATCACGTCAACCACCTGTGGGCCATACCTTTCAAGCGCTGATCCAAGTACTCCAGTATCACTCGGATGACCTGCACGATGGCCAGAAGGAGGGAGCCAAAGGCCAGGGAGCCTGTGTGATACCTTTGAGCCGAGGGGGTGGTCAGTGGCCGGGCCAGGCCTCTTCCACTCCAtcttacccccacccccagcccacctgGGTCCCCACCTGAGCGCCCGGCCAAAGGCAGAGAAGAGCGGGAAGGCAGGCAAATCATCCGGCTTGTTCATGGCCCAGTAGTAGGAGGCGAACGCCCCGGCTAGTGTGACCTGGCCCAGTGCCAGCACGAAGTTGGCCAGCCAGAAGAACATGAAGACGTTGAAGATCTGCAGGCCCAACAGGGCCCGGTGGTAGGTTGATTCACCACCATAGAAGGCGAACTGGCAGTGGGCTCCAGGACACAGGCGGGATTCATTGGAGGAGGGGAAGGTCTGTGGAAGGGATGCAGAGCCTGGTCATATCATAGGGCCTTGTGGTTCAGAGTGGGCTCTGGGCATCAGGTCCAGGTCAGGTGGACCATGGGGTGGGACAGGAATCATGAGGAACTAAGTCAAGGAACTAGAAGTTTACAAGAAGGGCTTGCAAAAGCGATTCTAAAAGCAAGATCAGAGATCATTGTCTCAATGGGCATCAGGGAGGCAGGATAAACTATCATGAGGATCAATGGAGTGGCCATGTGGACAGATCACAAGTGGCAGAGATCACTATGAAGACCACAGAGGGCAGGTGAGGGGCTTGTGAAAAGCAAGGACAGGGTTCTGGAAGCAAGAACTGGCTACCACTGGGTGAAGAGAGGGCTGCAGTAGCAGGAGACAAAGTCAAGGGTAGGGGGAAGGTGAGTGGATCAGCACTTAGGGAGTAGGGGGGAGTGGGGGCCAGGCTGgatctcttccccaccccccatgccccctgcatcTGGCACAGGACATACAGCAGGCGTCAAATATTTGCTCCAATGGTCCCCAAGTGGGAACAAGAGATTTCAGATCATCTGTGGGCTATCAGAGAAACAGCCACCCCTCTATTTGGGGACACTCACCTCGGGGTTGCAGGTTTTCCCAGCAACTGGGCAGCTGGTCTCATTGAAGATCTTATAGACAGCTTCGTTGGAAGTGGACAGGAAGCTAGAAGCTTGTTAAGGAATCTAAGTTCAGGGCTTAGGGATCACAGGGGCGCATAGAAAAAGAATCCATTCCCACACCAGTTTCTGGCCTTGCCCCCAGGCTGCGGGTCATCTCCAGGCAAATTGGGCACTTTTAGCCATCCCTGGGGTCAGAGACCAGGATCTGATGGTGGATACATAGCAGTGCTAGCCCAGTAGGCGATGCAAAGGCACAGCAGGAAGAAGGTGACCAGTGGGTACAGCAAGGAGCACATCACGTATCCCACAGCCCTGGAAAGAGCAGAGGCACAGACATCAAAGCCCGAGCAGCCCCCACGACTGCCCCAGTCTGACCCCAGACTGACCCTCTGGCACCCCAGCACCCACCTGCTGGCTTCTTTGATGAGTGCGATGGCAATGAGAATTCTCTTCCGTAGAAAAATGAGCAGCAAGATGATAATAACCTCAACGATGCTCAGAATGATCACTGTGGGGGGCAGAGGGTGAATTCAAGTCTGCCACCTGCCTGGGCTCCCCGCTCCCTCCCAGGCCTCACCAAGTGGGGAGCTGGTACTCACTGAAGGCCACCCAGGTCTGCCGCAAATGCAGATACACTCGGAAGTCCGTCTGGAAGCCAAGGTCCACCAGGGAGACGTCAGAGCCGGCCTCACCACGCAGCCGAGCATACTCCATGTAGCAATGCAGTATTCCTGCACAGGGGAACCACTGTGCTACCACTGACCTCAGCCCAACCACCGCTCCCCCAGCGCTGCAAAGCAGGTACAATCATATCcatttaacagaaaacaaaaaccaaggctGAGAGGGCACTGCtgttgcctcagggcctttgcactggctgttcctgCTGCCTGGTTCAGTCTCTCCCCAACTGGATCCCTTACATCGTCTAGTCTCTGCTCTAAAGTCACCTTCTCATGCAACCTTCTAGGATCCCTTCCCCCCTTTAGAATAATACCCTCTTACACTCCAAATTCTTATCCCCCTTCACTGTTTTGACATCCCAGAGGTTATCTGGTTTGTTTCTTGTCCATCTTGCCCATACCCCCCTGGAATATAAATTCCACAAGAGTAAGATTTGTCCTGGTGTATTCATTGCTGTAAGCCCAGGACCTAGAAGACTGCTCAGGACATAGTCATTCAATAcaagatggatgaatgaatgagtgagcagGTATCAGGGTTGTGTGACCTGAGGCTTTCCTGACCcctctgcatgctcagttgcttcagtcatgtccgattctttgagaccctagggactggagcccatgaggctcctctatccatgggattctccaggcaagaatacaggagtaggttgccatttcctcctccaacctgACCCCTCTGCCACCCTATAATGATGATTCacgggtggggagggaggacatGGGTGCTAACATCCAGTGGGGCAGCATTAGGGATTTTCAGCATTCTCTTTAGCTCTCTgtagaagaaaattataaagtacAGATAACATACAAAAAGCTAGTCACCAGGGATTTCcatggtggtccaatagttaagactccaagctcccaatacagggggatCGGGTTCAGTTCCTTcttgggaaactagatcccatatgccacaactaagagttctcatgtcACAACAAAAACATCCCttgggccacaactaagacccagcacagccaaggcTAGTAACAAGTTGGtaatggtggtgatttagtcgctaagtcatgtccaactcttgcaacctcatggattgtaacccaccaggctcctccatccataggatttcccagacaagaatgctggaatgggtaggtagccatttccttctccaggggatctttccaacccagggatcaaactcaagtctcctgcattgaaggcagtctcctgcattgcaggtggattctttaccgtggaGTCACCAAGTAACAAAGgcaataaaactatttaaaaaacaaaaacaaaaatgctaacCACCTAAACTAGCACCTAGCTAGAAACCACTAGTAACATGAatattttgggaattccctgacagcccagtggttaggactttgagcTTCTacttcagggggcatgggtttgatctctggttggggaactaagatcctgcatgctgcgcagtgtggccaaaaaaaaaaaaaaaagaattattttaatgtCTGTGTCCCCAATTTAGGTTGCGTATCTGGCAAagtttaaatgaataaacagaacatGAAGCACTGTGTTCAGAGTCACAGGGCCCTTCCCCATCTCATTTACACCCTATCTTCTCATCAAGTCTCTGAACCGGTAAATActaattattctcattttatggaGGAGGACATTGAGGCATGGGGAGGctgagtcacttgcccaaggtcatacagcaagGAACTGGAAGAGGCTGTATTCAGACCCTGGGCTCTCTGGTGCCAGAGCATGTGGCCTTAACCACTGTGCTAGATGGTCTATTTGACGATGACTTTGCTGTCAACAAAATACAGATCCAGCCCTGTTTGGGAACATTATGATCTAACCCATCGCACATAAATGAGCATGGAAGTTGTTTCCAAGTGTCTGCTCTCATAAACAATGTTGAGATGAACATCTTCACAAATATTCCCAGTGAAAGACATAGAGAATGTCTGATGGctcaggagaatttttttttttttttttttggtcatgcgtTGCAGCCTTCAGAATCTTACTTCtgtgattagggatcaaacccagggcctaGCAGTGAAAGCgcaagtcctagccactggactaccagggaatttcctcaaGAGACGATTCtgggtttttttggctgtgggatatgtgggatcttaggcttcccaagtggcactagtggtaaagaacccgcctgccaatgcaggagacataagagacgtgggttcgatccctgggttgggaagatcccttgaaggagggcacggcaacccactctagtattcttgcctggagaatcccatggacagaggagcctggtgggctatggtccatagggtcacaaagagtcagacacgacagaagtgacttagcactgcatgtgtgatcttagttccccgaccagggattgaacccacgccccctgcattggatgcatgaagtcttaaccactggaccgccagggaagtcccaagagaagATTCTTGATGGGTCAATGACAGCACCAAGGGCACAGGCGCTTTGCAgacagtggggaggggaggacacagGGAGGGAGAGACTTACCGTAGCCTAGGACCAGGATCACCATGACAATCATCACCCAGACCATAATGCCAGCCAAGAATCGGAGCAGGATGATGAACAGGAGGCTCAGCACCATGGCAATAATCAGGCCTCTGAGGGATAAAACGGGGACATAAGTGGATCCTGATCCCCTCACCAATCTCAGATAGGGTAGCTTACTTTCCCTCTCAACTTACATGATAATCCAGTACCAGGAGACTGTGTAATCTTCAAATATCCTCATGGCCAGCTGCCGGGCCTCCAGGACTCCACTGGCcttcctgggggagggcagaCAAGGCTT
Proteins encoded:
- the SLC44A2 gene encoding choline transporter-like protein 2 isoform X3 — encoded protein: MGKEQQLYYGKHGTPQKYDPTFRGPIYNRGCTDIICCVFLFLAIVGYVAVGIIAWTHGDPRKVIYPTDSRGQFCGQKGTKNENKPFLFYFNIVKCASPLVLLEFQCPTPQICVEKCPSRYLTYLSAHASEDFEYYKQYCLPGFQKNKGVAEVLRDGDCPAVLIPSKPFAQRCFPAVHAHKGVLMVGNETTYEDGLGSRKNITELVEGAKKASGVLEARQLAMRIFEDYTVSWYWIIIGLIIAMVLSLLFIILLRFLAGIMVWVMIVMVILVLGYGILHCYMEYARLRGEAGSDVSLVDLGFQTDFRVYLHLRQTWVAFMIILSIVEVIIILLLIFLRKRILIAIALIKEASRAVGYVMCSLLYPLVTFFLLCLCIAYWASTAIFLSTSNEAVYKIFNETSCPVAGKTCNPETFPSSNESRLCPGAHCQFAFYGGESTYHRALLGLQIFNVFMFFWLANFVLALGQVTLAGAFASYYWAMNKPDDLPAFPLFSAFGRALRYHTGSLAFGSLLLAIVQVIRVILEYLDQRLKAAENKFAKFLMSCLKCCFWCLEKFIKFLNRNAYIMIAIYGTNFCTSARNAFFLLMRNIIRVAVLDKVTDFLFLLGKLLIVGSVGILAFFFFTHRIRIVQDTAPSLNYYWVPVVTVVIGSYLIAHGFFSVYGMCVDTLFLCFCEDLERNDGSQERPYFMSPELRDILLKGSAEEGKRAEVEE
- the SLC44A2 gene encoding choline transporter-like protein 2 isoform X4, encoding MGKEQQLYYGKHGTPQKYDPTFRGPIYNRGCTDIICCVFLFLAIVGYVAVGIIAWTHGDPRKVIYPTDSRGQFCGQKGTKNENKPFLFYFNIVKCASPLVLLEFQCPTPQICVEKCPSRYLTYLSAHASEDFEYYKQYCLPGFQKNKGVAEVLRDGDCPAVLIPSKPFAQRCFPAVHAHKGVLMVGNETTYEDGLGSRKNITELVEGAKKASGVLEARQLAMRIFEDYTVSWYWIIIGLIIAMVLSLLFIILLRFLAGIMVWVMIVMVILVLGYGILHCYMEYARLRGEAGSDVSLVDLGFQTDFRVYLHLRQTWVAFMIILSIVEVIIILLLIFLRKRILIAIALIKEASRAVGYVMCSLLYPLVTFFLLCLCIAYWASTAIFLSTSNEAVYKIFNETSCPVAGKTCNPETFPSSNESRLCPGAHCQFAFYGGESTYHRALLGLQIFNVFMFFWLANFVLALGQVTLAGAFASYYWAMNKPDDLPAFPLFSAFGRALRYHTGSLAFGSLLLAIVQVIRVILEYLDQRLKAAENKFAKFLMSCLKCCFWCLEKFIKFLNRNAYIMIAIYGTNFCTSARNAFFLLMRNIIRVAVLDKVTDFLFLLGKLLIVGSVGILAFFFFTHRIRIVQDTAPSLNYYWVPVVTVVIGSYLIAHGFFSVYGMCVDTLFLCFLEDLERNDGTPERPYFMSLTLKKILNKTNKRQAEA
- the SLC44A2 gene encoding choline transporter-like protein 2 isoform X2 codes for the protein MEGAGPGPGRGAAARGASSPAGLGSRWPGHPSPPAAAMVDERKDGSYGTPQKYDPTFRGPIYNRGCTDIICCVFLFLAIVGYVAVGIIAWTHGDPRKVIYPTDSRGQFCGQKGTKNENKPFLFYFNIVKCASPLVLLEFQCPTPQICVEKCPSRYLTYLSAHASEDFEYYKQYCLPGFQKNKGVAEVLRDGDCPAVLIPSKPFAQRCFPAVHAHKGVLMVGNETTYEDGLGSRKNITELVEGAKKASGVLEARQLAMRIFEDYTVSWYWIIIGLIIAMVLSLLFIILLRFLAGIMVWVMIVMVILVLGYGILHCYMEYARLRGEAGSDVSLVDLGFQTDFRVYLHLRQTWVAFMIILSIVEVIIILLLIFLRKRILIAIALIKEASRAVGYVMCSLLYPLVTFFLLCLCIAYWASTAIFLSTSNEAVYKIFNETSCPVAGKTCNPETFPSSNESRLCPGAHCQFAFYGGESTYHRALLGLQIFNVFMFFWLANFVLALGQVTLAGAFASYYWAMNKPDDLPAFPLFSAFGRALRYHTGSLAFGSLLLAIVQVIRVILEYLDQRLKAAENKFAKFLMSCLKCCFWCLEKFIKFLNRNAYIMIAIYGTNFCTSARNAFFLLMRNIIRVAVLDKVTDFLFLLGKLLIVGSVGILAFFFFTHRIRIVQDTAPSLNYYWVPVVTVVIGSYLIAHGFFSVYGMCVDTLFLCFLEDLERNDGTPERPYFMSLTLKKILNKTNKRQAEA
- the SLC44A2 gene encoding choline transporter-like protein 2 isoform X1, with product MEGAGPGPGRGAAARGASSPAGLGSRWPGHPSPPAAAMVDERKDGSYGTPQKYDPTFRGPIYNRGCTDIICCVFLFLAIVGYVAVGIIAWTHGDPRKVIYPTDSRGQFCGQKGTKNENKPFLFYFNIVKCASPLVLLEFQCPTPQICVEKCPSRYLTYLSAHASEDFEYYKQYCLPGFQKNKGVAEVLRDGDCPAVLIPSKPFAQRCFPAVHAHKGVLMVGNETTYEDGLGSRKNITELVEGAKKASGVLEARQLAMRIFEDYTVSWYWIIIGLIIAMVLSLLFIILLRFLAGIMVWVMIVMVILVLGYGILHCYMEYARLRGEAGSDVSLVDLGFQTDFRVYLHLRQTWVAFMIILSIVEVIIILLLIFLRKRILIAIALIKEASRAVGYVMCSLLYPLVTFFLLCLCIAYWASTAIFLSTSNEAVYKIFNETSCPVAGKTCNPETFPSSNESRLCPGAHCQFAFYGGESTYHRALLGLQIFNVFMFFWLANFVLALGQVTLAGAFASYYWAMNKPDDLPAFPLFSAFGRALRYHTGSLAFGSLLLAIVQVIRVILEYLDQRLKAAENKFAKFLMSCLKCCFWCLEKFIKFLNRNAYIMIAIYGTNFCTSARNAFFLLMRNIIRVAVLDKVTDFLFLLGKLLIVGSVGILAFFFFTHRIRIVQDTAPSLNYYWVPVVTVVIGSYLIAHGFFSVYGMCVDTLFLCFCEDLERNDGSQERPYFMSPELRDILLKGSAEEGKRAEVEE